The following is a genomic window from Fusobacterium perfoetens.
TTCTCCAACTCCATAAGTAGGTGTTACAAGGATAAGATTTTTATAATTTTCAATCTCTCCAATACCGTCAGCCACATTAAATATTTCGTGGTCGATTTTTCTTAAGTTAAAATCTATTTCATCTGCAATAGCCTCTGTTTTACCAGAAGTTGTTCCATAAAATACTCCTATTTTTTCCATTTTTTTCTCCTTTATTATTTTAAATTACAAATATCTTTTATAACTTCACCAGCTATAATAAGACCTGCCACTGATGGCACAAAAGAAATACTTCCAACATTCACAGATTTTTCTCTGCTTCCCTCTTCATTAATAGGTTTTATTGGATTTTCCTTTGAGTATAAAACTTTTAATTTTTTAATTCCTCTTGCTTTTACCTCTTTTCTAATTACACGAGCCAAAGGGCAAACAGAGGTTTTTGATATATCAGCTATCTCCAATAAAGTTGGGTCAAGTTTGTTTCCAGTCCCCATTGATGAAATTATTGGGATACCAAGTCTAGCACTATTTTCTATAATGCTAAGTTTAGAAGTGACCATATCAATAGCATCAACTATATAAGTATAATTTTTATTTTCAAAAAATTTATCACTGTTTTCTTTTAGATATTTTTCGTTGATTTTATTGATTTTAATATCAGGATTTATAGATTTAGCTCTTTTTTCGATAAGGTCAGTCTTTCTTTCTCCAACAGTATCCATTGTGGCTATAATCTGTCTGTTAATATTAGTTATATCCACAGTGTCGTAGTCAACGATTGTTAATTCTCCAACACCACCACGAACTAATCCTTCAACTACATATCCTCCCACTCCTCCAAGTCCAAAGACAAGTACATGGGAATTTTTAAGTTTTTCTAAATTTTCTTTTCCAATTAATAATTCTTCTCTTTTAAATATCATTTTTCTCCAATTTTTTATCAGTATGTTCTATAAGTTCTTTAAAAGTTATAATATGTATTGCCTCAGCGTAAGGGATAGACACTCCAAATCCAACTTCAATCTCACTTATAATATTTGCTATATCAAAAGAATCAGCACCTAAATCTTTGAATAAATCTGCATCATCTACGATAGATGAATAGGGGATTTCAAGTTGTTCCTCTATTATTTTTTTAATTCTTTCTATTTGATTTAATTCCATAGATTTCACTTCCTTAATAATTTACTGCTAATATATTATATAATATTTAGAGAAAAATTTAAAGTATAAATTCCATAATTGTTATGATTAAAGAGTTTTATATAATTAAAAATTACTCCATATTCCAGAAATCTGATTTAGTGAATAAGAAAATAAAAAATTACTCCAGACTTCAATAAGTTGATTAACTACGGCTTATCTCACTAAAAGCATAAAACTCACTACGCTCAAACAGTTATGCTTTTTAGCGTTCGATAATTCCTTGTTAATCTAACTTCTTTCAGTAATTTTCGTAATTTTTTAAATTTTCTTTATTAGGTAGAATGTAACTTTTAATATAATTTTAAATAAAGAAATCCTTAATTATATTAATAATTATGGGATAGATTGCCACCACAGTTACAAGTCTAAAAAACTGCATTGTGGCTACCTTAGGAGTATCAGCTCCAAGTTCACTAGCAATTATAGATATATCAGACATTCCACCGGGAGCTGTTGCAAAAAGAGAAGTCTCTACACTAAAATCAGTTATCTTATAAATTAAAATTCCAAGTAAAAGATTCATCAAACAAAATCCCATAATTACAATTCCAACAGGAATAAAAATTTCTTTAAGGCTTACAATATCTCCAAGTGTCATCTTAGCTCCAATTAAAGCTCCAGCTAATACTTGGATAAGTTGTCTTAGTCTTAGTGGCATAAAAGCGTTGCTAGAATAAATATTATAAATAGCAGTAGCCACCATTGATAAAGTCATAGCACCAGATGGAATATTTAATATTTTTCCAATAACTCCTCCGATAGCTCCTATAACTAAAGTTATAAATACCTTTACAAATTTTTCTTTTTGGCTAAGATATAAGAAAGTATCTTCTTTGGAAGTATCAACTTTAGGAACAGTATTTTTTATATTTCCTTTTGATTTATTAAAGTTTTTTACAATTATTTTTATAAGTGCAGGGATAAGACTTACCACAGATATAAGACGTACCATTTGAAGTAAGGCTACCTTAGATGAGTCAGCTCCAAAATCATAAGAGATAATTGTCATATCAGTTAAACCTCCGGGAGCTGTTGCAAATAGAGCTGTTACCATATCAAGTGGTGTAAACTTATAAATAAAATATCCCATTAGAAAATTAACAATTCCCATTAAAATTACCATAATAAGACTTGGCAAGAAAATATTTTTAAGTCCTTTTACATCATTGGCTGTAATTTTTGCACCAATAAATGTTCCAGTAGAGATTTGGGCGATAATTTTATATGATTGTGGTAAATCAGCATTATTTGTTAATATGTTAAAAATAGCCACAGCAAATAAAGAGCCTATCATAGCACCTGCAGGAACTTTAAGTTTAAGAGCTATCATAGCACCGATAAGTCCTACCAATAAAGTAATTATAAAAAACATATCCCCTCACCCCTTTGTATACACCGCTTTTAATATAATTATACTACAAGAAAATACAAAAATAAAGTATAATATAGTAAAATAAAATGATTTTGGAGGATAGTTATGTTAAATATAGAAAATATTCATCATGTTGCAATAATAGCGTCAGATTACAAAAAATCAAAGGAGTTTTATACAAAAATTTTAGGTTTCCAAATAGAAAAGGAAACTTACAGAGAAGAGAGAGACTCTTATAAATTAGATTTAAAAATAAATGGACTTTATCAAATAGAGCTTTTTTCTTTTCCAAATGCTCCAAAAAGAGTTACTAACCCAGAGGCAAGAGGTCTAAGACATCTAGCTTTTCAAGTGGCTGACTTAGAAAAAGAGGTAGAAGAGTTAAATAAAAATGGAATATCAACAGAGCCAATAAGAGTTGATGAGGTTACAGGAAAAAGATTTACTTTTTTTAGAGATCCAGATGATTTACCACTAGAATTATATGAAAAATAAAAAAAGAACTGTTGCATTTTTTAGAAGTAGGTAATAAAAAGTTTAATCTACTTTCTAATTTTGCAACAGTCCTTTTAAATTAAAATATTTTTATCTCATCTCCAGTATTTAAAGAACAGCTTAAGAAATCCTTGTCATTTTTAATAAGCTCAACTATTTTTTCACCAGAACAGTGAGAGAAACCAAGAAGTTTAACTCCAAGTTTTTTAAGTTCTACTAAAGTTTTAGCAAGACGTTCATCACTAGCCTCTACAAGATGTGTTCCCCCATAAACTGCACATATATCCATATTAAATCTTTCTTTTATAGTTGATAGTATATTTAAAATCCCTGGGTGAGAGCAACCTGTAACTACAACAAGTCCCTCATCAGTTTTTATAACCAAAGATATCTCATCACGAAAATCATCTATTTGAATTTTTCCATCTCTTTCCACTACAAATCTAGCTGGACTTTTTTCAAAATCATAATTTCTTTTAAAATTACCAACTAAATAAACATTTTCTTGTAGCTCTAGCATATCATCACAGATAATATGTTCAATCCCATTACCTTCTAAGAAATCTTTATTAAATCCACAACCAAGATAAGTGTATTTCATTCCATCAAAAGAGTATTTAGGGTCAAAATAATTTTTTCCAGTGATAAGTTTTTTGATTTTAAAATTGTCTACCAAATCTAAAAATCCACAAGAGTGGTCATAGTGAGAGTGGCTACAAATTACAGTATCGATTTTTGATAAGTCGATATTCATTTTTCTAGCATTTTTTATAAATTTATCTCCACCGCTACAATCAAATAGATAAGATTTATCATCAACAGTCACAAAAAAAGATAATCCGTGTTCAAAAGCTAAAGCACGATTTCTCGAACCAGTATTTTCCAATAAAGTTTTTATAGTTATCATTTTTTCCTCCAAGTTTTTTATTAGATTATACCACATCTTGTTAAAAAGTGATTTAATTTTTAAGAAAGTGTTTACAATTTGCTCTATTTCTAATGAAAAATAAAAAATATATATAAATCCTTGAAAAAATGCAATGAAAGGACTATAATCAAATTGCTGGAGAGAATAGGAGATGATTTTTGATGAAAGAACATAAATATGTAAACTTTTCTCAGGAGGCAGACGTACACTATATAATAAATAAATATCATAAAAAAGAGCACGAGGCTGTAAAAGAATATCTTGAGACTTTAAAAGGTCAAAAAAATTTAACTCATGATGAAGTTTTTGCTTTAATAGAGAAAAATTTAAAATTCAAAAAAATAGCTAAGTAGTTTACTTTGATTAAATATATTTTTTAATTTATAGCTCCAGTACAAAGAGGGGTTGTTGCAAGTTTAAGAATATATGATTAAAAATTATTATAAATTTTGTAATTTTTAATTTATATTTTTATTTTCTAAGAGTGCAATAACTCCATTTTTTTATATTAAAAATACTTGTAATATGATATAATATTGTGAAAAATAAAAGCACGAAAGGAAGTTTATGAAAAAAGAAGAGAGAATAAAAGAGCTAAGAGAACTTATAGAAAAATATAGTTACTATTATTATACATTAAACGAAAGTCTTATCTCTGACGTAGAGTTTGACAAGCTTTTAAAAGAGTTAGAAGAGTTAGAAAAAGTAAATCCACAATATTCGATGTTTGACTCACCAACAATGCAAGTAGGGTCAAGCCTTAAGAATACAAAATTTAGTAAAGTTACTCATAAAGAAAAGATGTTAAGCCTTTCTAATAGTTATAATATTGGAGAGATAGAGGATTTTATAAAAAGAGTGGATAAACTTTTGGAAAATAGAAAAAAACCAAGCTATGTCCTAGAAGTTAAACTAGACGGACTTTCAATTAGTGTAACCTATAAAGATGGAAAACTTGTTCAAGGGGTTACAAGAGGAGATGGAGTAATTGGAGAGGATGTAACAGAAAATATTTTACAAATCCAAAGTATTCCAAAATTCTTAAAAGAAAAAATTGATATAGAGGTAAGGGGAGAAATCGTTTTACCAATCAGCAAATTCCAAAAAATAAATGAAAAAAGATTAGCTAATGGTGAAGAGATATTTGCAAACCCAAGAAATGCGGCGAGCGGTACATTAAGACAACTTGACCCAGAGATAGTAAAAGAAAGAGGTCTTGATTGTTATTTCTATTTCGTTGTTGGTGGAGAAAAATATGGTATCAAAACTCATAGAGAGGCTTTTGATTTCATAGAAAAAATTGGTCTTAAGACAACAGGAATTGACGAAGTATTAACATCAGTTGAAGAGATAGATAAACGTATTGAGTATTGGAAAGATGCAAGAGAGAAACTAGACTATGAAACAGACGGAATGGTTTTAAAAGTAAACGAGATAGAGTATTGGGAAGTTTTAGGAAATACTACAAAATCTCCTAGATGGGCAATAGCATATAAATTCCCAGCAAAACAAGTGTCAACAAAACTTTTAGGTATTACTTGGCAAGTTGGAAGAACTGGAAAAGTTACACCAGTGGCAGAACTTGAAGAGGTAGAAGTATCAGGTAGCCGTGTAAAAAGAGCTAGTCTTCACAACTTTGATGAAATAGTTAGAAAAGATATTAAAATTGGAGATAAAGTATTTATAGAAAAGGCAGCTGAGATTATACCGCAAGTTGTAAAATCTATAAAAGAACTTAGAACTGGAGAGGAACAAGAGGTTTTAGCACCTACAACTTGCCCAATCTGTGGAACAGCACTGGAAAAAGAAGAGGGGCTTGTGGATCTAAAATGTCCTAACCCAAGTTGCCCTGCAAAAGTTCAAGGAAGATTTGAATATTTTGTATCTCGTGATGGAATGAATATAATAGGTCTTGGTCAAAAGATAGTTGAAAGATTTTTAGAGCTAGGTTACTTAAATGATGTAACAGATATTTATAGACTTTCAGAACATAGAGAAGAGATGGAAGCCTTAGAAAAAATGGGTAAAAAAAGTGTAGAAAATCTTTTAAACTCAATCGAAGAAAGTAAACAAAGAGAGTATTCAAAGGTTTTATACTCACTTGGTATCCCAGAAGTTGGAAAATTTATGGCAAATCTTTTAGCTGACGAAAGCGGTAGCATAGATAGACTTATGGAAATGACAAAAGATGAGCTACTTATGATAAATGGAGTTGGAGAAAAAGTGGCTGATTCTATTATAAATTTCTTTGCAAGTGAAGAAAATTTAGAGATAATAGAAAAATTAAAAGGCTTTGGTTTAAACTTTTCTGGGGAAAAACAGTCTAAGGTAGAGAAGAACGTTTTTGAAGGAAAAACTTTTTTAGTCACTGGAAAGCTAACTAAATTTACAAGAGAGGGGATAAAAGAGGAGATAGAGAAGTTCGGAGGAAAAAATCTATCTGCTGTAAGTAAAAACTTAGATTATTTAATAGTCGGAGAAAAAGCTGGAAGTAAACTTAAAAAAGCCCAAGAAATTGGTACTATAAAAATAATTACTGAAGATGAATTTTTTAACATTGTAAGTGAAAAAGAGTAATAATTTGACTATTAAATAAGATTATGATATATTAATTATGTATAATTGTAAAAACTAGAATGGAGAGGAAATGAAAATATGATAACTGGTCTATTGAAGATGATTTTTGGTACTAAAAACGACAGAGAGATAAAAAGAATTCAAAAGAAAGTAAAAATGATTAACGCCTTAGAAGGAGATTATTCAAAACTTACTGATGAAGAATTAAAAGCTAAAACTGAAGAGTTTAAAGCTAGACTTGCAAAAGGTGAAACTTTAGATGATTTATTAGTAGAAGCTTTTGCAGTAGTAAGAGAAGCATCAAAAAGAGTTTTAGGAATGAGACACTATGATGTGCAACTTATCGGAGGAATTGTTCTTCACGAAGGAAAAATCACAGAGATGAAAACAGGAGAAGGAAAAACATTGGTTGCCACTTGTCCAGTTTACTTAAATGCTCTTACTGGAAAGGGAGTTCATATAAT
Proteins encoded in this region:
- a CDS encoding tRNA threonylcarbamoyladenosine dehydratase; the protein is MIFKREELLIGKENLEKLKNSHVLVFGLGGVGGYVVEGLVRGGVGELTIVDYDTVDITNINRQIIATMDTVGERKTDLIEKRAKSINPDIKINKINEKYLKENSDKFFENKNYTYIVDAIDMVTSKLSIIENSARLGIPIISSMGTGNKLDPTLLEIADISKTSVCPLARVIRKEVKARGIKKLKVLYSKENPIKPINEEGSREKSVNVGSISFVPSVAGLIIAGEVIKDICNLK
- a CDS encoding acyl carrier protein, giving the protein MELNQIERIKKIIEEQLEIPYSSIVDDADLFKDLGADSFDIANIISEIEVGFGVSIPYAEAIHIITFKELIEHTDKKLEKNDI
- a CDS encoding AbrB family transcriptional regulator, which gives rise to MFFIITLLVGLIGAMIALKLKVPAGAMIGSLFAVAIFNILTNNADLPQSYKIIAQISTGTFIGAKITANDVKGLKNIFLPSLIMVILMGIVNFLMGYFIYKFTPLDMVTALFATAPGGLTDMTIISYDFGADSSKVALLQMVRLISVVSLIPALIKIIVKNFNKSKGNIKNTVPKVDTSKEDTFLYLSQKEKFVKVFITLVIGAIGGVIGKILNIPSGAMTLSMVATAIYNIYSSNAFMPLRLRQLIQVLAGALIGAKMTLGDIVSLKEIFIPVGIVIMGFCLMNLLLGILIYKITDFSVETSLFATAPGGMSDISIIASELGADTPKVATMQFFRLVTVVAIYPIIINIIKDFFI
- a CDS encoding VOC family protein — protein: MLNIENIHHVAIIASDYKKSKEFYTKILGFQIEKETYREERDSYKLDLKINGLYQIELFSFPNAPKRVTNPEARGLRHLAFQVADLEKEVEELNKNGISTEPIRVDEVTGKRFTFFRDPDDLPLELYEK
- a CDS encoding MBL fold metallo-hydrolase; translation: MITIKTLLENTGSRNRALAFEHGLSFFVTVDDKSYLFDCSGGDKFIKNARKMNIDLSKIDTVICSHSHYDHSCGFLDLVDNFKIKKLITGKNYFDPKYSFDGMKYTYLGCGFNKDFLEGNGIEHIICDDMLELQENVYLVGNFKRNYDFEKSPARFVVERDGKIQIDDFRDEISLVIKTDEGLVVVTGCSHPGILNILSTIKERFNMDICAVYGGTHLVEASDERLAKTLVELKKLGVKLLGFSHCSGEKIVELIKNDKDFLSCSLNTGDEIKIF
- the ligA gene encoding NAD-dependent DNA ligase LigA, yielding MKKEERIKELRELIEKYSYYYYTLNESLISDVEFDKLLKELEELEKVNPQYSMFDSPTMQVGSSLKNTKFSKVTHKEKMLSLSNSYNIGEIEDFIKRVDKLLENRKKPSYVLEVKLDGLSISVTYKDGKLVQGVTRGDGVIGEDVTENILQIQSIPKFLKEKIDIEVRGEIVLPISKFQKINEKRLANGEEIFANPRNAASGTLRQLDPEIVKERGLDCYFYFVVGGEKYGIKTHREAFDFIEKIGLKTTGIDEVLTSVEEIDKRIEYWKDAREKLDYETDGMVLKVNEIEYWEVLGNTTKSPRWAIAYKFPAKQVSTKLLGITWQVGRTGKVTPVAELEEVEVSGSRVKRASLHNFDEIVRKDIKIGDKVFIEKAAEIIPQVVKSIKELRTGEEQEVLAPTTCPICGTALEKEEGLVDLKCPNPSCPAKVQGRFEYFVSRDGMNIIGLGQKIVERFLELGYLNDVTDIYRLSEHREEMEALEKMGKKSVENLLNSIEESKQREYSKVLYSLGIPEVGKFMANLLADESGSIDRLMEMTKDELLMINGVGEKVADSIINFFASEENLEIIEKLKGFGLNFSGEKQSKVEKNVFEGKTFLVTGKLTKFTREGIKEEIEKFGGKNLSAVSKNLDYLIVGEKAGSKLKKAQEIGTIKIITEDEFFNIVSEKE